One window of the Lactococcus lactis genome contains the following:
- a CDS encoding phage portal protein translates to MFDWFKNMIRKGGAKVGMVESLNNITDHPKISVNSAEYLRIQENKKIYKNKFGEVRYLSSEGNYEKRDFHSLNVSKVVSHKLAKLVFNDGCSISIDNKDADRFLQEVFNNNKFRKNFGEELEAGYAIGGLVLRPYYDEANKTIKIAYCRADTFYPLESNTNDISEAAIATVTQVSEGKKNIRYTLLEFHEWENGSYFIRNELYRSENEQEVGIRVPLNSLAKYENLQDEVYMEHFTRPIFVYIKLAGKNNIDVSSPLSLGIIDNAKRQLLDINDKYDQFMREIEEAGRKILASDDFFKVRYNEEGMPIKRFDSKTGVFQRMRSDEPFIDEFAPSLRSSEFISSINFILRIIELETGFSSGTFSFDGQTVKTATEIISENSETFSTRSDNVLIVEEALKELVITIFELADSYELFSSPKEYGINIDFDDGVFESQDSKADYYGKLTTLQLTSRKRAIQKVLGVTEAEANTIMKEIQNEAEGLDTETIEEDKLDSGSDVPGFD, encoded by the coding sequence GTGTTTGATTGGTTTAAAAATATGATAAGAAAAGGGGGCGCAAAGGTAGGAATGGTTGAGTCATTAAATAATATTACAGATCATCCGAAAATTTCAGTTAATTCGGCTGAATATCTTCGCATCCAAGAAAACAAAAAAATCTATAAAAATAAATTTGGTGAAGTCAGATATTTAAGTAGCGAAGGTAATTATGAAAAAAGAGACTTCCATTCGTTGAATGTATCGAAAGTTGTTTCTCACAAATTGGCAAAGCTTGTTTTTAACGATGGTTGTTCAATAAGTATTGATAATAAAGATGCGGACAGATTTTTACAAGAAGTTTTTAATAACAATAAATTTCGTAAGAACTTCGGGGAAGAATTAGAAGCAGGTTATGCAATTGGTGGTCTTGTGCTTCGTCCATATTATGATGAAGCAAACAAGACGATTAAAATTGCTTATTGCCGGGCTGATACTTTTTATCCATTAGAATCTAATACAAATGATATTAGTGAAGCAGCAATTGCAACCGTCACTCAAGTCTCAGAAGGTAAGAAAAATATTCGTTATACCTTGTTAGAATTTCATGAGTGGGAAAATGGTAGTTATTTCATTCGAAACGAACTATATCGTTCTGAAAATGAACAGGAAGTCGGAATTAGAGTACCTCTTAATTCATTAGCTAAGTATGAAAACTTACAAGATGAAGTATATATGGAACATTTCACTCGTCCTATTTTTGTTTATATCAAACTCGCTGGGAAAAACAACATTGATGTTTCTAGCCCTCTCAGTCTTGGAATTATTGACAATGCCAAGCGTCAACTACTTGATATAAATGACAAATACGACCAATTCATGAGGGAAATCGAAGAAGCAGGGCGCAAAATATTGGCATCAGATGACTTTTTCAAAGTGCGATATAACGAAGAAGGAATGCCAATTAAACGCTTTGATTCTAAGACTGGAGTATTCCAAAGAATGCGTTCAGATGAACCGTTTATTGATGAGTTTGCCCCTTCTTTGAGGTCCAGCGAGTTCATTTCATCAATCAATTTCATTTTAAGAATTATAGAACTTGAAACTGGTTTTAGCTCCGGAACATTTTCATTTGATGGACAGACCGTGAAGACAGCTACTGAAATTATCAGTGAAAACTCTGAAACTTTCTCAACTCGTTCGGACAATGTTTTGATTGTTGAAGAAGCTTTGAAGGAATTAGTAATTACTATCTTTGAGCTTGCGGATTCTTACGAATTATTTAGTTCTCCTAAAGAATATGGCATTAACATTGATTTTGATGATGGGGTTTTTGAGTCACAAGATTCTAAAGCTGATTACTACGGGAAATTAACTACCTTGCAATTAACATCTCGCAAACGAGCCATTCAAAAAGTGCTTGGTGTGACTGAAGCTGAAGCAAATACAATCATGAAAGAAATCCAAAACGAAGCGGAAGGATTAGATACCGAAACGATTGAAGAAGATAAGCTTGATAGCGGAAGTGATGTTCCAGGATTTGATTAA
- a CDS encoding PBSX family phage terminase large subunit yields the protein MISFSPKQAENIKADITGIEFEMNEGTIRSGKTNSDIFKMARIYAQSPDRDHLVLAYNQEQAYRMFIDGEGFGLMYIFADNSEIRHNENGDHLWINFGKGNEKRIYYKGGGKVNAVGSITGMSFGTVAFLEFNLLNKEVIAESFRRTLASKLRFHLGEQNPPAPNHPNLELLNQFEKTGTYRFRHWRPTDNPILTGQRLKMWEEQSKTSDYLYKRDWLGQRVMPEGVIYSMFDEDKHMTNQLKGRVIETFFTADGGQADATTCAFNVVTFHEGQYYLYRMANYYHSGTDTGQTKAMSVYAKEIKQFVSWCYDKWQDMPHWNHFFVDPACKTLREELNLIGISTDKANNNSRDKVSSNGLKIEVGIERVQNAFEKGILFLYSLDGKYDHYNLIKEIGLYIRTPNGLPVDKNNHACDELRYAVNYFTVEYLI from the coding sequence ATGATTTCTTTCAGCCCAAAGCAAGCGGAAAACATCAAAGCTGACATCACTGGAATTGAGTTTGAAATGAACGAGGGAACAATTCGTTCAGGAAAGACAAACAGCGATATATTCAAAATGGCTCGTATCTATGCGCAATCGCCTGACCGTGACCATTTAGTCCTTGCCTATAATCAAGAACAAGCTTACCGCATGTTCATTGACGGTGAGGGATTTGGTTTAATGTACATATTTGCTGACAACTCAGAAATTCGTCATAACGAAAACGGAGACCATTTATGGATAAACTTCGGTAAAGGTAATGAAAAACGCATTTATTATAAGGGTGGAGGAAAAGTAAATGCAGTTGGTTCTATTACGGGGATGTCATTTGGAACTGTTGCTTTTCTTGAGTTTAACCTGCTTAATAAAGAAGTGATAGCCGAATCTTTTAGGCGGACGCTAGCAAGTAAGCTGAGGTTTCACCTTGGAGAACAGAATCCACCAGCTCCCAATCATCCAAATCTTGAGTTATTGAATCAGTTTGAAAAGACTGGCACTTATCGCTTTAGACATTGGAGACCGACTGACAATCCTATTCTTACTGGTCAACGTTTAAAAATGTGGGAAGAACAATCTAAAACATCAGATTATCTTTATAAGCGTGACTGGCTAGGACAACGGGTAATGCCAGAAGGTGTTATTTATTCCATGTTTGATGAAGATAAACATATGACCAACCAACTTAAAGGCAGAGTCATTGAAACATTCTTCACAGCCGATGGTGGTCAAGCCGATGCGACGACTTGTGCGTTCAATGTAGTGACCTTTCATGAAGGACAATATTATTTGTACCGCATGGCGAATTACTATCACAGTGGAACAGATACAGGGCAGACTAAAGCAATGTCGGTTTATGCCAAGGAGATAAAACAGTTTGTATCTTGGTGCTATGATAAATGGCAAGATATGCCACATTGGAACCATTTCTTTGTTGACCCTGCTTGTAAGACTTTAAGAGAAGAACTTAATTTAATTGGTATTTCAACAGATAAAGCAAATAACAACAGCAGAGATAAAGTTTCAAGTAATGGTTTAAAAATAGAAGTTGGTATCGAAAGAGTACAGAATGCTTTTGAAAAAGGGATTCTTTTTTTGTATTCGTTAGATGGTAAATATGATCACTATAACTTAATAAAAGAAATAGGTTTATATATAAGAACTCCTAACGGATTACCAGTAGATAAAAATAACCATGCATGCGATGAATTACGCTATGCGGTCAATTATTTCACTGTAGAATACTTAATTTAG
- a CDS encoding RinA family protein: protein MADKLDRIIGDYVNGRLEARIKSIESRYLYKQKVDNLGIRTAYSGGSEPESHVINQEKLENDEELIRLRELIRQIDIWYLPLIQVEKEVIRLKCEGYNGRYWYQVMQELDAQGFEVPQKKAKAAYYKFRNDIYSFVIHLI from the coding sequence ATGGCAGATAAGTTAGATAGAATTATTGGAGATTACGTTAATGGCAGACTTGAAGCCAGAATAAAATCAATTGAAAGCAGATATCTTTATAAGCAAAAAGTAGATAACTTAGGTATTCGTACGGCTTATTCTGGCGGTTCGGAGCCTGAAAGTCATGTTATAAATCAAGAAAAGCTTGAAAATGATGAGGAATTAATCAGATTAAGAGAATTGATAAGACAAATCGACATCTGGTATCTACCTTTGATTCAAGTTGAAAAGGAGGTAATAAGACTAAAATGTGAAGGATATAATGGCAGATACTGGTATCAAGTAATGCAAGAATTGGATGCCCAAGGCTTTGAAGTTCCACAGAAGAAAGCCAAAGCTGCTTACTATAAATTTAGAAATGACATCTACTCTTTTGTTATTCACTTGATTTGA
- a CDS encoding phage antirepressor KilAC domain-containing protein has product MDRIESITYVPIEKKNIILSNQEISYSEFIELLELNNIKMSKIMFLKFMRDRRITIDEKGKFYNFPTAFSIEMGIMLLSSTTKENVQKYIPKITIEGQKYFIEKFHYMIEDKIPNDFSWYMNNDIRGNPTFDYFGNQGTSKSKIYAFRTGSSSRIKYIEDNMD; this is encoded by the coding sequence GTGGATAGAATCGAAAGCATAACCTACGTTCCTATTGAAAAGAAAAATATAATTTTATCCAATCAAGAGATTTCTTACTCAGAATTTATAGAATTATTGGAACTTAATAATATTAAGATGAGCAAAATAATGTTTTTGAAATTCATGAGAGATCGAAGGATAACTATAGATGAAAAAGGTAAATTTTATAATTTCCCCACAGCATTTTCAATTGAAATGGGAATAATGTTATTATCTTCGACAACAAAAGAGAATGTACAAAAATATATTCCTAAGATAACCATTGAAGGGCAAAAATATTTTATAGAGAAATTCCATTACATGATTGAGGATAAAATTCCGAATGATTTTAGTTGGTATATGAATAATGATATTCGAGGTAATCCAACTTTTGATTATTTTGGTAATCAAGGAACATCTAAAAGTAAAATATATGCGTTCAGAACTGGAAGTAGTAGTCGGATTAAATATATTGAAGACAATATGGATTGA
- a CDS encoding DUF1660 domain-containing protein, which translates to MKLLCKLFGHKWENALYIRVCKRCEKIEWVSSNSGLEVYDRKLNRSDLDESENVFGEENE; encoded by the coding sequence ATGAAACTTTTGTGTAAGCTGTTCGGGCATAAGTGGGAAAATGCACTATATATTCGAGTGTGCAAGCGATGTGAAAAGATTGAGTGGGTTTCAAGTAATTCAGGGCTTGAAGTATATGATAGGAAACTAAACCGCTCAGACCTTGACGAGTCAGAGAACGTGTTCGGGGAGGAAAATGAATGA
- a CDS encoding DUF7336 domain-containing protein, with the protein MKVYVLTADTCDENWGSSIELFGVFSTEKKANKRASEMKLDYTTISVMDIDENEEPSYLGGYIE; encoded by the coding sequence ATGAAAGTATATGTTTTAACCGCAGATACCTGTGATGAAAATTGGGGTTCATCAATAGAACTTTTCGGAGTATTCTCAACCGAAAAGAAAGCTAATAAACGAGCTAGTGAAATGAAATTAGATTATACTACCATATCTGTTATGGATATTGATGAAAATGAAGAACCAAGCTACTTAGGAGGATATATTGAATGA
- a CDS encoding DUF1642 domain-containing protein encodes MTKFEEEFNYLIELSGKVLLGQVDAETFEKNRIAFFEKYETDQQQDLPVVPEDVDKAIKYLKTQNNFATLSDFDDILTEKGFWWLNHFQFKDRRFGFGGLNNKLFILSHLAITGYTVEKPQIEKPQLFYIALPKVFGLSDSTSDSTFVSKAESGIISEFTKGKDYALKLTEQEIKSIDERYWQFAVPVEDGE; translated from the coding sequence ATGACTAAGTTTGAAGAAGAATTTAACTACTTGATTGAATTATCAGGAAAAGTATTACTTGGACAAGTAGATGCTGAAACATTTGAAAAAAACAGAATTGCATTTTTTGAAAAGTATGAAACAGACCAACAGCAAGACCTACCAGTCGTGCCTGAAGATGTTGATAAAGCTATTAAATACTTGAAAACTCAGAATAATTTTGCCACATTGAGTGACTTCGATGATATTTTGACAGAAAAAGGCTTTTGGTGGCTGAATCATTTCCAATTTAAAGATAGACGGTTCGGTTTTGGTGGTCTAAACAATAAACTATTTATCCTTTCGCATTTAGCTATTACAGGCTACACAGTCGAAAAACCGCAGATCGAAAAACCGCAGCTGTTCTATATTGCATTACCAAAAGTTTTTGGATTAAGCGATTCAACCAGCGATTCAACCTTCGTATCAAAAGCGGAAAGTGGAATAATCTCAGAATTTACAAAAGGAAAAGATTATGCATTAAAATTAACAGAACAAGAAATCAAGTCAATTGATGAGCGTTACTGGCAGTTTGCTGTGCCTGTGGAGGATGGAGAATGA
- a CDS encoding DUF1125 domain-containing protein, whose product MTVESLLKVIEEGMTVILKTEKNRIIVQFECGNDIEAFSCGFLYRKIKIIKIKNGRELIAILEDTKND is encoded by the coding sequence ATGACAGTTGAAAGTTTATTAAAAGTGATTGAAGAAGGGATGACAGTTATTTTAAAAACTGAAAAAAATCGAATCATAGTCCAATTTGAATGTGGTAATGATATTGAAGCTTTCAGTTGCGGTTTCCTTTACAGAAAAATAAAAATTATCAAAATAAAAAATGGTAGAGAACTAATCGCAATCTTGGAGGACACGAAAAATGATTAA
- a CDS encoding YopX family protein, with translation MKPKLRAWDKQDERMSYGEVEYFDDSINYRFDHFCTGADEDVEFMQSTGLKDKNGVEIYEGDVINYRNSFRNPMTGSGSLSINRDFKIIFKDGEFKAKGFDIRLKNILSYSEVIGNIYENPELLEGDKK, from the coding sequence ATGAAACCAAAATTAAGAGCTTGGGATAAACAAGATGAGCGTATGAGTTATGGAGAGGTTGAATATTTCGACGATAGCATTAATTATCGTTTTGACCATTTCTGTACTGGCGCTGATGAAGACGTTGAATTTATGCAGTCAACAGGATTAAAAGATAAAAATGGCGTTGAAATTTATGAAGGTGATGTAATAAATTATAGGAATTCTTTTAGAAATCCAATGACTGGTTCTGGGTCACTTTCCATAAATAGAGACTTTAAAATAATTTTCAAAGATGGAGAATTTAAGGCAAAAGGATTTGATATACGATTAAAAAATATCCTAAGCTATAGCGAAGTCATCGGAAATATCTATGAGAACCCTGAATTATTGGAAGGAGATAAGAAATGA
- a CDS encoding DUF658 family protein, whose protein sequence is MGTGTKKELSKMLLVSPHSVAGWVKNGRDNSPKKNAVKIAVVNEKAMMEKYPGWKPYGGSKSKISDEITDRDRRKHETKEERRLRRNIRAQMAIEAARKEELGL, encoded by the coding sequence ATGGGAACTGGTACAAAAAAAGAGCTTTCGAAAATGCTTCTTGTTTCACCTCATTCAGTCGCTGGATGGGTTAAAAATGGAAGAGACAATTCTCCAAAAAAGAACGCAGTCAAAATCGCAGTCGTAAATGAAAAAGCGATGATGGAGAAATATCCCGGTTGGAAGCCCTATGGTGGTTCAAAATCTAAGATTTCTGATGAAATAACCGATCGCGACCGTAGAAAGCACGAAACAAAAGAAGAACGTAGATTGCGAAGAAATATCAGAGCGCAAATGGCAATCGAAGCAGCACGCAAAGAAGAATTAGGATTATAG
- a CDS encoding phage replisome organizer N-terminal domain-containing protein, giving the protein MADNKKYYYMRLKENFFDSDEMIILENMDNGDGIIYSNILLKLYLRSLKYEGRLMFNERIPFNPQMLSTIVRHPVGVVERALKAFVDLGLVEVMDNGAIYMLDIQNFIGKTTTEADRIKAYRSKINKEKGLVSNDTPKLVQMYDKSTPELELEIERELKIEKEVEASTATSTNSDFQYLIELYQANFGIVKPILYDDLKADLEDYGLELIIEAVKRAVKRQREYGYAQGILKSWNRSGIKTLEQAKAEEVSFQNKSQNNQNKFQQQKPVKKAPEWTDEGRLIKAGVDTTGMTQNEMYKLVGEMGLRNG; this is encoded by the coding sequence GTGGCAGATAACAAGAAGTATTACTACATGAGATTAAAAGAAAACTTCTTTGATTCTGATGAAATGATTATCTTAGAAAACATGGATAACGGAGATGGGATTATTTACAGTAACATCTTACTGAAACTTTATTTAAGAAGTTTAAAGTATGAAGGAAGGCTAATGTTCAATGAAAGAATACCTTTCAACCCTCAAATGCTTTCTACAATTGTACGTCATCCAGTCGGTGTAGTTGAAAGAGCTCTTAAAGCGTTTGTTGATTTAGGCCTAGTTGAAGTTATGGATAATGGAGCAATTTATATGCTAGATATTCAAAACTTTATCGGAAAAACAACAACAGAGGCTGATAGGATAAAGGCTTATCGATCTAAAATCAATAAAGAAAAAGGTCTAGTTTCAAATGATACACCAAAGTTAGTACAAATGTACGACAAAAGTACACCAGAGTTAGAGCTAGAGATAGAGAGAGAGTTAAAGATAGAGAAAGAAGTAGAAGCAAGCACAGCTACTTCAACAAATTCTGATTTTCAATACTTAATTGAACTTTATCAAGCAAACTTTGGAATAGTAAAACCAATTCTTTATGATGACTTGAAAGCTGATTTAGAAGATTATGGCCTTGAGCTAATTATTGAAGCAGTCAAACGAGCAGTAAAAAGACAACGAGAATACGGATATGCACAAGGCATTCTAAAATCTTGGAATCGGTCAGGAATAAAAACACTTGAGCAAGCAAAAGCTGAGGAAGTGAGTTTTCAAAATAAGTCTCAAAACAATCAGAATAAATTTCAGCAGCAAAAGCCAGTCAAAAAAGCTCCTGAATGGACTGATGAGGGTAGATTAATTAAAGCTGGTGTCGATACAACTGGAATGACTCAAAACGAAATGTACAAATTAGTTGGAGAAATGGGGTTGCGTAATGGATGA
- a CDS encoding DUF1351 domain-containing protein: MNEFNVTFEPAKIEVLDREKFEEQINSIAQANSNRLVTVESMADDKKTRAELRKLSKSLNDEKIRIKKEYNQPLTEFEVWFKKAVEVLENAISQIDSGIKEVEAEQKEERKKIVHELLIELTADTEVDSRIFESFVDDWAKSSNFNDTKPKKQLIDSITYVIDGEKQKIAEYKANKDTISNFCFGNNVSDTPYIRMLDSGKSVSEVMSAISEDVLFEKQRKEAEEKRKEAEKQRQAELEKQQQEFETRKLEASFNNAASVSTEIIQSEPEKTKSSPDEEIAEVSGTEIVQKYRAVIEICFSSLEEKNKWKQVMVDNGFGDFKAKEFGKI, translated from the coding sequence ATGAATGAATTTAATGTAACGTTTGAACCAGCAAAAATTGAAGTCTTAGACCGTGAAAAGTTTGAAGAGCAAATTAATTCAATTGCTCAAGCAAACTCTAACCGGCTTGTAACTGTTGAATCAATGGCAGATGATAAAAAAACTCGTGCAGAGCTACGGAAACTTTCAAAATCCTTGAATGATGAAAAGATTCGTATCAAAAAGGAGTATAACCAACCTTTAACAGAGTTTGAAGTTTGGTTCAAAAAGGCTGTAGAAGTATTAGAGAATGCGATTTCTCAAATTGATTCTGGGATAAAAGAAGTTGAAGCAGAACAAAAAGAAGAAAGAAAAAAAATTGTTCATGAATTGTTAATTGAACTGACGGCAGACACAGAAGTAGATTCACGAATCTTTGAAAGCTTTGTGGATGACTGGGCCAAATCTTCAAATTTCAATGACACTAAACCTAAAAAGCAACTTATTGATTCTATTACTTATGTCATTGATGGCGAAAAGCAAAAGATTGCTGAATATAAAGCAAATAAAGATACGATTTCAAACTTTTGTTTTGGAAATAATGTCAGTGATACACCATATATTCGGATGCTTGATAGTGGAAAATCTGTCAGTGAAGTAATGTCAGCAATTTCTGAGGATGTTCTTTTTGAAAAGCAACGTAAGGAAGCTGAGGAAAAACGCAAAGAAGCAGAAAAACAAAGACAAGCTGAACTTGAAAAACAGCAGCAAGAATTTGAAACAAGAAAGCTTGAAGCGTCGTTTAACAACGCTGCTTCGGTATCAACTGAAATCATTCAGAGCGAACCAGAAAAAACAAAATCTAGTCCTGATGAAGAAATTGCTGAAGTTTCTGGAACTGAAATCGTTCAGAAGTATAGAGCGGTAATTGAAATTTGTTTTTCAAGTCTTGAAGAAAAAAATAAATGGAAGCAAGTTATGGTTGATAACGGTTTCGGAGATTTCAAAGCGAAAGAGTTTGGGAAAATTTAA
- the bet gene encoding phage recombination protein Bet, protein MANELGIFSVDNLNMTTIKQYLDGGGKASDAELVLLINLCKQNNMNPFMKEVYFIKYGNQPAQIVVSRDFYRKRAFQNPNFAGIEVGVIVLNKDGVLEHNEGTFKTHEQELVGAWARVHLKNTEIPVYVAVSYDEYVQMKDGHPNKMWTNKPCTMLGKVAESQALRMAFPAEFSGTYGEEEFPEPEKEPREVNGVKEPDRAQIESFDKEDYAARKIEELKEKAQSQKEVVEETGEVIDEITAEDF, encoded by the coding sequence ATGGCAAATGAATTAGGAATCTTTAGTGTTGATAATTTAAATATGACCACAATTAAGCAATATTTAGATGGTGGTGGCAAAGCAAGTGATGCGGAACTTGTTTTACTTATTAATCTTTGCAAACAAAACAACATGAATCCATTTATGAAAGAAGTTTATTTCATCAAATATGGTAATCAACCAGCTCAAATCGTTGTATCTCGTGACTTTTATCGAAAACGTGCATTTCAAAATCCTAATTTTGCGGGAATCGAAGTAGGAGTAATTGTTCTAAATAAAGATGGAGTTCTGGAACATAATGAAGGAACATTCAAAACTCATGAACAAGAATTAGTTGGTGCATGGGCTAGAGTTCATTTAAAAAACACAGAAATCCCAGTATATGTTGCGGTATCTTATGATGAATACGTTCAAATGAAAGATGGACACCCTAATAAGATGTGGACTAATAAACCATGTACAATGCTTGGAAAAGTAGCTGAAAGCCAAGCGCTGAGAATGGCATTTCCTGCCGAGTTTTCAGGAACTTATGGCGAAGAAGAGTTTCCTGAGCCAGAAAAAGAACCTCGTGAAGTGAATGGTGTAAAAGAACCTGACCGTGCACAAATCGAATCTTTTGATAAGGAAGACTACGCAGCAAGGAAGATTGAAGAGTTGAAAGAAAAAGCTCAATCTCAAAAAGAAGTTGTTGAAGAAACTGGCGAAGTTATTGATGAAATAACAGCGGAGGATTTCTAA
- a CDS encoding putative transcriptional regulator: MKNQVKTINHLGQVVYQESVEFYKEKLSVYSKDFLQNSLIPQLYEWSNAYKAAVELTK, from the coding sequence ATGAAAAATCAAGTAAAAACAATTAATCATCTTGGACAAGTAGTTTATCAAGAGTCAGTCGAATTTTATAAAGAAAAACTCTCAGTTTACTCAAAAGATTTTCTTCAAAATTCGCTCATCCCTCAGCTTTATGAATGGTCAAATGCTTATAAAGCAGCGGTTGAACTGACAAAATAA
- a CDS encoding DUF771 domain-containing protein codes for MEQTLEVQATISVLIPEDKILVDKVEYQELKEKDFDGWVGMDVFIKKSNRSIPTVSKVLRKPDLRKRISVENGGWVYYPNGKGDNWSFRFKEMMDFINKEFYQKFSGGSK; via the coding sequence ATGGAACAAACACTTGAAGTACAAGCGACTATTTCAGTTTTAATTCCAGAAGATAAGATTCTTGTAGATAAAGTTGAATATCAAGAGCTTAAAGAAAAAGACTTTGACGGTTGGGTTGGTATGGATGTATTCATAAAAAAATCAAACCGTAGTATTCCAACAGTTTCCAAAGTTTTAAGAAAACCTGATTTAAGAAAAAGAATATCAGTTGAAAACGGAGGTTGGGTATATTACCCAAATGGTAAAGGAGATAACTGGTCGTTTAGGTTTAAAGAAATGATGGATTTTATAAACAAAGAATTTTATCAAAAGTTTTCAGGAGGGAGTAAATAA
- a CDS encoding ORF6N domain-containing protein produces the protein MFPKKNENRKDSKMNELQITELNGQRVLTTQQIADGYGTTNKVISNNFNNNRTRFEEGKHFILLVVALTNVLRK, from the coding sequence ATGTTCCCGAAAAAGAACGAAAATAGAAAGGATTCAAAAATGAACGAATTACAGATTACAGAATTAAATGGTCAACGAGTTTTGACTACACAACAAATTGCTGATGGTTATGGAACAACAAATAAAGTTATTAGCAATAATTTTAATAATAACCGGACGAGATTTGAAGAAGGGAAGCATTTTATTTTATTGGTAGTCGCATTAACCAACGTGTTGCGGAAGTAG
- a CDS encoding helix-turn-helix transcriptional regulator, whose translation MTIDLNRIKAERIANDLTQDEVAKRMGWKTRAAYAKRENGIVSIGANELIKLASIFGYDKEDLGIFFKANVPEKERK comes from the coding sequence ATGACTATTGATTTAAACAGAATCAAAGCAGAACGAATCGCAAATGATTTGACACAAGACGAAGTTGCTAAGCGAATGGGATGGAAAACACGAGCCGCTTACGCAAAACGAGAAAACGGCATTGTGTCTATTGGGGCTAATGAGCTTATCAAATTGGCTTCAATTTTTGGATACGATAAAGAAGATTTAGGCATTTTTTTTAAAGCGAATGTTCCCGAAAAAGAACGAAAATAG
- a CDS encoding helix-turn-helix domain-containing protein: MRTNEEIVRILIDEKNKQNLSISELARRVDMAKSAISRYFNFSREFPLNRADDFARALGISTEYLLGISKDEMPNKTKKQSPIVEEINKISSQLEEPRQKIVLETANVQLKEQEEQNKVKQIEDYRLTDEYLEEQISKASAYGGGQLNDNDKEFFKRLLKNTLKEKIDKGDL, encoded by the coding sequence ATGCGAACAAATGAAGAAATTGTAAGAATACTAATAGATGAAAAAAATAAACAAAATCTTTCCATATCTGAATTAGCTAGAAGAGTTGATATGGCGAAATCTGCTATATCTAGATATTTTAATTTTAGTAGAGAATTCCCGTTGAATCGTGCTGATGATTTTGCTAGAGCCCTAGGAATATCTACAGAGTATCTGTTAGGTATATCTAAAGATGAAATGCCTAATAAAACAAAAAAACAGTCTCCTATAGTAGAAGAAATAAATAAAATTAGTTCACAACTCGAAGAGCCAAGACAAAAAATAGTTTTAGAGACTGCAAATGTTCAACTAAAAGAACAAGAAGAACAGAATAAAGTTAAACAAATAGAAGATTATCGTCTGACCGATGAATATCTTGAAGAACAAATAAGTAAAGCTAGTGCCTATGGCGGTGGACAGCTTAACGACAATGATAAAGAATTCTTCAAACGTTTGTTGAAAAATACTCTTAAAGAAAAAATTGATAAAGGCGATTTATGA